TTATGACGGAgctttgctgaaaatttgaaccTTATTGAGTTAAAAGTGTTTGagttattcccaaaaatataccTAAAACCTCCCCGACTTCGAGAAAGTTTATTTAAGCAGAAACCATTAatttgggaaaatgtcattgaccaatcagattgcagTATTTTTTGCTGTTTCTCTATAAAATGGGCTTATCAGTTATTTCTTGGCCCTTCTAGTTTACACTTTTCGATTAAACACTTCTCTTAGTTAGGAAATTATTGGAAAATTGGAGCCAGTTTTAGGAACTTTGGACTTTATTTTTATTGGGGAATAATTAAGAAATTTGGAGTTTAATTTATTTGCTTAAGAAAATCACTGAAATTTGTGTGCATTTTATTTGGAATAGTTGTGGAATATCTGATAATATTGACATATATTTCAATTGGTGTATATATTAATTGTAGAAGCTTATTTGTAGACATAATTTAGATCTTTGTAGTTGTGAAAGTGTTGTTATTAGATGACTTTagatttaatagatttataaaactgaacttaCTCTTGTGTCGTCATTTAATTCTACATACATGTAATGTGTTGATTTCTCCTATTTATACTCTAAATGGTATGATAACAATAAAAATTTATTATTACAGCACTTGGCattataataactttgaaattacCCAGAAAGAGGCTATATAATAAATCTGGCTTTTCCTTTAAAtaattaagccagtggtgtcgGCCATCCTGAGCATTTAACCCCAAAAGTTGAGCAATAAGACCATTGCGAACAACCAACAATTTAGGTCCTCGTTGAACATTTTACCCCAGTTACTGAGCAATGTAGGGCCTCGTTGAATGGTTTACCCCGGATACTGGGGTTTGCGACAGAAGCCTACTTGTAATTATATACTGTCTTATTAATTAGTGTTTTTATTGTAATGAATGTCCGATTTTCTTTCAAAGTTAATTTACTGCTATAATACACAGTCACTTTTCTTGATCTTTTTCTTGTATCTATATATGAGCctcgccatgggaaaaccaacatagtatgcattcgcgcagtctggtcaggatccatgctgttcgctttcaaagcctattgcaattagaaaatccgttagcgaacagcatggatcctgaccaaactgcacggatgcgcaggctaatctggatacatgctggtcgcaaacgcactatgttggttttctcatggtgcgaaaACAAATAGAggtttacgtgtttttttttattgtaatgaaGGTCcgtttatttttctaatttcattAACTTGTATTTACACAGTCACTTTTCTTGACCTTTGTCATGTATCCTCATTTAGTTATATACTGTGCCCCAAAGATaacttgatgtttacaaacatgtctataaatagattaaaatggaacatagggaattcaatatttttctaacatgttaaaatctaaatatttctagttttagtaccAATTACACatttagctcagtggtaaagcatactgtacatgttaaacaaattTTTTGCCGTGTTGGTTCCAAAACTCAGCATCGATATCcaatctttatttcatttttgcattttttttagaaTCCTTCATGTGCTCTGTGACGACACAACAGAGCAATATCTAAAACCGATTATATGGCAGATGAGAAAAATTTAGCATCATATCAAAGATGTAtaaactaggccaatatgaaattgcttgattaatgatGATTTATTATTAACTTTCGAACTTTTGCGGTAACATCATAAGAACTCGGGTGAGTTGCTTGGGAAAGCTATGCACATTACAGGCGAAAAACCTTAACATTTGggtttagaaatattttagaaagatCATCATTTTAGCCAGTTTAAACAGAATGGTTTATGAAGGTACTTTGAGAGTATATATTTGGATGGGACATAATCAGCGAAGTACTGGAACGACTTATTTTTGGAATTCTTAAAATTTTGGTTTAGTTAGTACTGAGTATAAACTGCTTAAAGAGAATTCTATAGTTTTTTCctttctagatttttttttttaattcacatataatTATAGGAAAATTTGTCTGAAAACAATGACaattaaaaacaataggtcaaggcttgtttttgtgaaaaaatgtttgaaacatccactgttgctgaaactaccagcgatttttcacattttcatatttgCTTTTTAAATACCAACCAAATATATCAGGGCAAGCAAATACGGTTTTTGgctttttaagattttattatatattatttgatatcatagtcatatttgtaatacttatcttacaataatggtaaaatgaaaaaatattgtttctatTACTTTTCTagaacttttttatgaaaataatagtgaagaatttctttttttaaatttgagaaaactctttcatagaattttttctttttcttttgtggAATATTATTGTATTGTGAGTAAAAAGGTAAATGAAATGGGTCACAGGCTAATttttgttaagaccgctagaatacaacaccgtTCGGACGGAATGACGCGTCCtgcaaattgattacatgtatgtctgctaaagttaaacaaagttttaaaaattcttaattctttctaaatTGATACTAAAAAATCTGAAGGTGATTGTCTTATCATACtatcaattgtcttacattatagaAAAACGTCTTGTACTAAATGCGATGTGAACACAACCGCTAAATAGAAAATTTGTAGTGACCTTGTCAATATCAGCATAACCTGTACATCAACATTTGCATTACTGATatcttatcaaaaatgttattttattcaaaattcccATTTAAGTGTCTGTAAAGTTCAACAAATGTGACTTGTTCAGTTTCCATAGAAATGTCGCTGCGCAGAGATGCGCATAAAAAATATGGTAATTCCCTTAAAGTCATTTCTTTTATAGGGTTGCAGCAGTGATACACAATTGTACATATATATGTTGATAGAGATAAAACAACCAAGACATATCATACATCATGCCTGGTTTATTTCTTATGAAATTGACAAGCAGTTCAACTGACATCGTGTCGTTGTGACGCCGACTCTCAGTGTGTATCGCTATAAAAtctatcattgcacaaatagtaaACCTGTCAAAATGTCTGTAAGATAGTTCATCCATTTTATTATTTGGGTTTTgcttgttttcattattttccttaaaatttcaaaatttgaagaagAACATGCCATATTACACAAAATGATTTATCGCGAAGtaaaattcatttaattattaaatcattactttaaccttgatcacaataccgcatgttcacgcggctaTATATCGTCTGCTATGACGCTACAACAAAAACTTCGGCTgaattaatttttcttcgaattagtggaaataaaccgttgagaacgaatcaaatttttattcacaattttaaatgaataatatcaTTCAAAGTAAATTATGGAGTAGGAAATTttacctaagtttcatgaatggtgtttatataaaaaaaatgctttgaagaaagcATGTATGAATTTTGcattttatctggaaaaaaagagggaaaatgacgaaatgatggcagtAAACTTCATGTgaagataaataaaaaattaagataaattatttaaaaaaacttgtGATTTCTTATTTTAGTAATTtgtttaagtaaaatgtgtacattgtCTTACTTATTCTATATAGAAATCTGACTGCTATCGATTATGGCCGGAAGAATATTTTCGGTATGCTTGTACAAACACCGATAAGCGGAAGTATCGTTGCATCTATAAATCGTATATCGACATCGTCCGTCGCTTATACTGACATGAAAGACgataattttaaaacatgaaatgaaattgATGTAACAAATGGTGtctcttttttttcagaaaaaatccgTAGAACAACTTTCAATTGGTTGGCCTTACTTTACTTCAGGCTACTGACATTAAGCAAAGTGTCTGCAAGCCCATAATCTTAATTTTGATGAATAAAATCCATTATTGCTGAATAAGCAACAGCATTTTTGTTATCTTTCATCTTCAGAGTTGCGATAATTAATAGGTCAAATTCCTGAATGAGtcaataataaatattaataGGGTTGTAAACATCGTGGTGAACTTTCCAATGGTGATAGGGAGATAACTTTGTCAACACAATGTGTTTATGGAATTAAACATTACCGCTCTTGATACGCTACGGCTTAGTGGTAATCTAACCCTTTCATAAGCGATAATTATAAACCCTGTCACATATTCCCTAAAATACTTTGAAAGTCGCCCTTGCATCTcacataaataaattaaaaccaCCATTGACCAAATTCTTTATTCgtctaaataatgttttaattgaatatcGATTCAGCGTCACACGATGAACTGCATGATTGTTGGTGGATAATACCTAAATATGAGTTATATAGATATAGGATGATATTACGGTACTTAACCCTTAGCccgttaaatttcaaaaatgcactggtccatcattcaatttgggcaataccatttattattcgaaggcgtgttcattgaaaatttactgactgaatagcaacagtgcagaccatgaactTAGCCGTTAAATTAAAATGCATGGTCCATcatcaatttgggcaataccatttattcgAAGCCCCGGCCCTTtgaaattactgactgaatagcaacgTGAGACATGATCACCCTGCATGTCGAAAAGGAGATCACTTAGCAGCAGGCCTAAATGTTAAAGTGGTgaaattttccaattttatagtttcttaccagtgaaaaatatatttgatattttttacctTGATAATTATAGCagatatttcactctaatatttctaTAATTCACTAAaacatcaaatgagccgtgccatgagaaaaccaacatagtggctttgcgaccagcatggatccagaccagcctgcgcatccatgctgttcactaacagtttctttaattgcaacaGACTATGAaggcgaacagcttggatcctgatcagactgcgctgatgcgcaggcttgtctggatccatgctggtcgcaaacccactatgttggttttctcatggcgcggctcaaataatataGATTATTTATCTGACTGCAGAAGAGAAAGGGGGATAACCTGACTGAAAGTAGTCTAAATTTTTTGAAATGTCCCTAAATGAACTTTTCGCTGACTGGTTCAAATGTCACATTTCTGACATTACAACATAGCTACATCtttttataaaatggtaacttGAAAACAAGAACACGACAATAAATTCAGGTTTTATTACTAACAGAAGCTGttatacaaatatatcaaacaaaacaattaagCAAACGGAAATATGCAATAGACTGAATAACAAATGTATGTTATGAGCACATAAAACAAAATGCTAAGATACGCATCAAGCTCTTTGAAAATTCCGCATACTTCTCGTCTAAGTATTCATAAATGCAGGCCACGGTGGCCCCATGGAAAGTTTAATATCGTTCATTTTAATAcgtgttttatataaaatgtataaaagtaaaaactgaACACAAAACGATAGTGATATTGATTTTATGAACCATTCTTCCTATTTTTCCACTGAAAATTTTGACGCTAATTTTGTACGTACCGCGAAAAGAATGGCGCTCAAGATAGCCGGTTAGCGAAAATgtgttccttagatgacgtcactGTTAATTTATTTGGTGAAATGAATGGTGGAGAAGGTGATTctaatgttaaatacaacaaCATAAACTATGTGCCttttataacagaaaaataaagaataaatataacACTGATATAAGAAATGCTAGCAATATTCATGGattttctgatcatattttaTAACTCATTTCCCGGGAACGCcgaaattaattcatttttgaaTCAAAAGACTACGaggatttcatttttactaataaCTATGAACGAGTCTCGTTCCCTTTGTCATCcatataattacaaaaacatcaatataacaataaaatattttaacatgtatttgTGATATGAACTATGATAAAAATGTACAACATGTCCTATCAGGAATGATCAGACCAAAGCATGCAGCATCGCGACCGTTTATAGAATTTGAGCAAAACAATGCATTATAagaattaattcaaaattctgtAATAAGTGTACGTGCTTTTGTAATATACAGATTCTGAAATTAAAATCTATTTAGAATAATGCAGGGTGAATGCGGAAAAAGtctaagtgtttctttatttatatgcacctagacctctttcgcattcaccctaCGATACAGTAATCACATTGCTatttaatcataataataataaaacgaagGTCTCTAAGTAAGTATAATTATTATAGACACTGTTTAAATGCATTGACAAAATATTTGACAGTGCAGTAATATAACACACACAGCTATTTTTTAGTTCGACCATGCAGAAAATTGTCATTACATAGAGATAGAACCTAAAAGTTTAAATTAAGAAAAGCAATTAAAAATTAACGTTGGTTGTTTAACTATAGCATTTAAGATTTTCtaaaggtattggacccctaatagtaatgtttaaaatggcatttgcttggtatattcttaaagttgatcgtgtttcgcactgtgttgcaattttcaaacaacttgtACCGGTTTTTTTTGCCTACttttgtttcagaggtaaattcacttttaacagcaagaaatcggATATCAGATGAAAAATTTCCACTTgtgtataataaatcaataataagtcttaaaaaaagtaaaatcttactagaaaacaaggaaaataaggaaaagaaTATTTGGTTACAGAAAGGCTTGAACCTATGCTCCCCTGAACAATTTCAGTCGAAGTAGGTTTTTGGTATTAACTGAATACTCTTCGAAAGGAGGTACTCTGTTGCGGGTCTAAtatcttaaaggtggtcaatcacatttaaacaacatgaaatgacattttttactttttgtatattctggtagagaattatttaaggaacaaaaagaccgattacatagagttagattcctatttgaaatgtatattttattatttttataaaattttgtaattactcccctttaatatgaaagtatataaaaagctgggtatttctttttatttcgatacaatgtctagttttacatttgcatttgatagacatatcaactattgaacaatctgaaccaaaatgcaagtttaaaagctttgtgtagcttctgaattcatttatttccaatctatcttggttgcgcaaccaagataggcaaagggaggtaataatattttttcaaacttgcgtttctaatgaattccatctaaatacataatttttaatgcgaacattttacaaatatattacaatatgtctaatatttatacatttccttaggcaaagtatgtttatcaaatttatacttacgataaaataactctatcttagttgggcaaccaggataggaaaatgaaatttaaaaaaaacctccagtgaaaatctaatttgtattaagtgttaagtgaacataaatgagtgtaaatgatcagatgctaaagtttcgaacaaatccgttacatgtccaaaatctgattatccacctttaacatatgtaaaaacaagaaaaaactgcAGCATTTcccatgaaatttgaaattacaatgaaatgacttatcactattCTTTTTGACCATACAGTTACTTCATTCTTCATATTGTCTGGTGTCATACAGGTACACAGGTTAATGCAGGGaaggattattatttgtgtcattgattgatctctagtactatgtctacatTACACTGGTagttttatttcttgtatatCTGTATTGAACGCCGTTTAAAAGACACGGATTCTTGGTGAAACGTAATAATTTAGAAAATTCTGTCCTcagcaacaaaaacaagaaaaaactgcAGCATTTACCATGAAACTTGaatttacaatgaaatgacttatcactaagtttaTAACCATACAGTTACTTCGTTCTTCCTATTATCTGGTGTCATACAGGTGCACAGATTAATACAAAGGaaggattattatttgtgtcattgattgatctctagtactatgtctacatTACACTGGCATATTTATTTCTTGTATATCTGTACTGATCGCCGTTTAAAAGACACGGATTCTTGGTGAAACGTAATAATTTAGAAAATTCTGTCCTCAGCCAATTAAATCAAACACTTGTTCTTGTTACCAATAAAAGTCTTGTTTACGGAATAAGAAGCGCGGAGATCCGCTAGTGCTGCATAAGCTTCTGTATTGAGATTCAAACATGTTACGTTATGTACACCGTTAAACTCACTATGATAGACTATATCAAAATGATCAACATGCATTAGAAAATATAAAGCCAAATTGACAAATGCAAacctttaaaagataaaaaaaaaagtatcacaGTCACACAATGCCAAGTCAATAATCAATAGATATTTCATTTAGACAGTCTCGCATAACAAATCGATCCATTTAGAATGGCACTTCTAGTATGTTTTTCTTGGCTGTATTTTACTCCAACTTtgttttcatgctttgtgtgaaGATAagttagtatttatttttatggaTGGTAAATGATTTACACCATCCTGCTATACGCAGTCGTTTTCGCGACAGCTGGAACTATCTGCGAGTTTGCCATGGAATGATGCTGTCTACGGCGCTGACGGCGTCGTCGGCACAGAACGACAACAACAGTTATTACGAAGATAATCAACACAACACCTCCCGATAGTCCCGCAATGAAGGTTGTTTTACTCAAGTATATCTTTCTTCCAGACGGCCAAAAACCACATACAATAATTTCAGGCCCCTCACAAATATCCGTATAGttcagactttttattggctttccAATTATTTGGGTTATATCCGTTTCGCCTCCACAAACAATTTTGTCGAAATCTAGAGGAACTGTTGTGACATTAAGCCAGTGAAATGCATTATCCAAAAAGCAATCACACTGGAAAGGGTTGCCGCCTAAATAGAGAGCCTTCAGATTTACCAAACTTTCAACGACATCCATTTCCTCGGGTGACAGAACAGAAATTAGATTACTTGACACATCAAGTACTTCCACGTTTGTCATGCATTGTGAAACAGGAAACCTGccgaaatcatttcttgatagaTTTAAGGTTTGGATACTGATTGTGTCACATAAGAAGTGGTCCATTTTCGTACCGATGAGATTAAAGTTATTTGAACTCATGTCAAGCTTCTTCAGATTGCTCATTCTGGTCTGTGGGAAAACGTTCCCTGGGTCGCAAGAACCCGACACTTCTTTACTGAAGACATGACTAAGATAAAGTTCCTCAATATTCCTCAGTGGTGCTAGAGATGTCGAAAAGTCATTCTGTGGATCGCACAAATTTACCAAAATATCACTGTAGGACAAATCTAAGACTTGTAGATTAGGAAGTTGTTGAAATGACGCTCGTCCCACCGTCTCAATATTATTTCCGGACAGATTCAGGTACACAACATTATTCAAAGGTCCACTCACGCCGCTAATTTCAAACACATTATCTGGTATGGAACAAATTCTTCCCCCTGTAATGTGTATGCGGTACGTCTGGTTTGTAATGTATGGATAGATATCACGGATATCAGTGAATTCCGCTCCGGAACAATCGATATACCTGTCGGTACAATAACATCCCTCTAAATCCTTAGCACATTTTTCTTCAAGGTCCtgtcctaaacataaaactaaagaCACAAGAACGAAAAGAAACGAAATCATCCTGTTATAATATTCCCGGTCGGCCATATTGGAAAACTTGCCTGGTTGTAAACAACACATAAATAATTGATATAGCCTTCACATTTCGTTTCGGCCTCGTGTGTTATCGGTTTTTAGTAAAGCGGGAGTGTATCGCACAGGTGTATTTATCATTCTATATTTAGGTCTTACCTGTATATTTAAGTAGGATAATAAGTATAATATAATATCATAATGAATGTCAAAATTTAATAGCGATAGTTTGATAGACTGCCAAATATTAACAGAGGGATGAGAAACTATAATTTGCTTACTTTAATACTCTTCATTTAAACAACAGACATAAGGTCTTTTTTCGATACAAATAGTACTTTTATGCGAGCTCAATATCCAGGCCAGTATTGTTTAATTTTTGAAACTGTGTTTAACTGCACGCAGATAAATCATGTTAGTAAATCTATCGCTAAGTAAGATATATCATTTTCAATGGAACATAGATTTAAATTGACTTCGCCTTATTATCTTTTAATGAATAATACTTTAGGAAAGAAGGTGGCGGGGCGAGTGTTGGAGTTGTCAGGGAACTTGTGCTGTTTTGTGATATTTCAAAACACAAGGGCATAGGTTTTTACAAAACCAAAACCTATGTCATTTTGATTTTCACTTTAAATAATAGATAGCATTTTCGAGCCATAAATTTCTGCATCATATTGTCGCTTTTTATACGgcaatgaataaaagaaaaacctaaaccaaagaaaacaaagttctaaataaatggaaaatggaaaaaatatgaaaaaaataaagactttTCAACGGATGCATGGTTCGAACCGTTGCAAGGATTCTCTatacaaaataattacatttcCTTCCACACAAGCTAACTTCTGATATAATTtcgtgtatatattttgtttaagagTATAAtggtactgattgtttatttaaatGCTGCTTAAACTAAAATTACCATGATGCTACTATACGGGACTTATAGCTGATACTGTTTTAGCAATAATTCATGAAGTTTATACTATTATAGTAGTTTGTCTTAAACTATATTACACACAAAATTAGCCCTTAATCTCACTTCCATAATAATATGATAATTGTTtatcttctaatttgaaattcGTGACAATTGTTGTGGACGATAATATAGCATTTCTTCATCAGTACTATAAACGTACTCGGAAAACATATACGTACCCGACATAAAGGAAATACCGTACGGGTATTGTGATTAATGTAACTTATATCAAATTTAGCATAACAAATTAAAGTACACTTGTATATATTTGTCCAAGGAAGATTTAAATTGCATACCAAATATCCCAATCATGACCGTTTAATTTACCTATTCAAGACTAACAAATTATTATATTTGCGGGCTCGAACATCCTCCcgttaaataatttatacatgtatctgcAGTTCTCCtggaaatttctttttaatttatcatGTTTCATTGGATTGTTTAATTAATCTTTACGTCATGCTGTAAGTTTATATTTCCTGTTTCGCATATTATCCCGTCAAATAATTTATATCAGCAATTCTTCTGGtaattttctgtttaatttaGCAGGACTCATAAGATGCAGTTCTATGTAGTCTTTTTTGATAGGTACAAGCAAGTTTGTATGATGCAATTACACCTTGTAGCGCAGTAAACTCATTTCTTTTTGTCTGAGTTTATATTACCAATATGGAAACTCAGTTTGTAAGACACAGACACAAAGTTTAAAATGACCTTAGTACCGGAATGTTCTGAGTTGTGTTTGGgatgatttgttttattattaactaTTTTTATCAATTCATTGCTATATTTGTGGGCAATGTTTGTTTCGGCAACTGTGAAATCAGATACAGAAACGGAAGATAATGCTAATGTACCATGTCATTTCTCTGTATATGTTACCGACACAGATGACCGTGCAAAATATTCATTCAGTCATTGAATAGTAAGGATGTCCATCCATATATAGCGatatttatttatgaataaaCCATTAGGGGATTATCATTTCCTACGACATACATGGATAACAACGGCTGCTATTACAGGGCAAAAATtacatatttctttctttctggCGGTCACATGTTTTGGTCGAATAATTTAAGCAAGATTAACAGAGAGTCCCGAAGGATCATTTggatgaaattaattttaaaattagacACGacgatttttaaaatgaatctaTATATACATGGGGATATGACCAGTTTCCCTTGCGGCTATGTTATCGGAAGTAATTTTGGAGTCATCCGATGGAAATTTCTGATAAATCATTTAAAGTCCGTCTAGCGGATAAGGAGgagatattttttaaagat
This is a stretch of genomic DNA from Mercenaria mercenaria strain notata chromosome 4, MADL_Memer_1, whole genome shotgun sequence. It encodes these proteins:
- the LOC123552793 gene encoding trophoblast glycoprotein-like; this encodes MADREYYNRMISFLFVLVSLVLCLGQDLEEKCAKDLEGCYCTDRYIDCSGAEFTDIRDIYPYITNQTYRIHITGGRICSIPDNVFEISGVSGPLNNVVYLNLSGNNIETVGRASFQQLPNLQVLDLSYSDILVNLCDPQNDFSTSLAPLRNIEELYLSHVFSKEVSGSCDPGNVFPQTRMSNLKKLDMSSNNFNLIGTKMDHFLCDTISIQTLNLSRNDFGRFPVSQCMTNVEVLDVSSNLISVLSPEEMDVVESLVNLKALYLGGNPFQCDCFLDNAFHWLNVTTVPLDFDKIVCGGETDITQIIGKPIKSLNYTDICEGPEIIVCGFWPSGRKIYLSKTTFIAGLSGGVVLIIFVITVVVVLCRRRRQRRRQHHSMANSQIVPAVAKTTAYSRMV